A window from Megalops cyprinoides isolate fMegCyp1 chromosome 8, fMegCyp1.pri, whole genome shotgun sequence encodes these proteins:
- the LOC118781930 gene encoding AP-3 complex subunit beta-2 isoform X1 encodes MTTMQRLLQLPVNAVNMVKTAQGAEEAKSPVLTPDGGQQTWYNAVRPDELRHLRASGEQEERPALEEAAASAQTQPLRHDDLKEMLDSNKDSLKLEAMKRIVAMIARGKNASDLFPAVVKNVACKNIEVKKLVYVYLVRYAEEQQDLALLSISTFQRGLKDPNQLIRASALRVLSSIRVTIIVPIMMLAIKEAASDMSPYVRKTAAHAIPKLYSLDPEQKDQLIEVIEKLLADKTTLVAGSVVMAFEEVCPERIDLIHKNYRKLCNLLIDVEEWGQVVIINMLTRYARTQFLNPNVNESLLEESGEKAFYGSDEDEGKDEKAEAAALAKRKPYVMDPDHRLLLRNTKPLLQSRNAAVVMAVAQLYFHLAPKAEVGVIAKALVRLMRSHSEVQYVVLQNVATMTIKRRGMFEPYLKSFYIRSTDPTQIKVLKLEVLTNLANETNISTILREFQTYIKSMDKDFVAATIQAIGRCATNIGEVRDTCLNGLVLLLSNRDELVVAESVVVIKKLLQMQPEQHSDIIKHMAKLTDNIQVPMARASILWLIGEYCEHVPKIAPDVLRKMAKSFTNEEDIVKLQIINLAAKLYLTNSKQTKLLTQYVLNLAKYDQNYDIRDRARFIRQLIVPTDKSGALSKYAKKLFLALKPAPVLESPFKDRDHFQLGSLSHLLNAKAGGYQELPDWPEAAPDPSVRNVEVPEWTKCSSREKRKEKKVEKPFYSDSGGESGPTESADSESDMGSGSESGSDSESGSEESGSESESEESEEQSESEKEDKKKKKKPDKSKAKKPAQDSAESEQSSGEERKTAKKGKEPRSRSESESEDDEESSSESSESESESEHESESDTDTKRKKKTSASKPPPKQPKKEKKEMSLLDLDDFDPSPSPQVTPVNNFLSSSLVADLEGLSLTDAALSPVTVSPTTSMKTYELLHRITGEGLAVQYCFSRQPFGPDPHMVAVQIQFTNNTETEATNICIQEPKLQSGMRIKEFPEIEVLPPGETFTAVMGIDFCDSTQAANFQLCTHTRKFFVSIQPPVGELVTPVFMTENEFRKEQEKLIQLSIGQLMGMNEITEKLTLGENCQSDHVIVQRVTSAANLSRVPCGSEKECRFAGKTVTSGSLVLVTVVSKEGRAAQLTVNCEKMVIGTMLVKDILQALSQ; translated from the exons ACATGATGACTTGAAGGAGATGCTGGACAGTAATAAGGACTCCCTGAAGCTGGAGGCCATGAAGAGAATTGTTGCT ATGATCGCAAGAGGGAAGAATGCATCAGatctgttcccagctgtggTGAAGAATGTGGCCTGTAAGAACATTGAG GTGAAGAAGCTGGTGTACGTGTACCTGGTGCGCTAtgcagaggaacagcaggaCCTGGCTCTCCTCTCTATCTCCACCTTCCAGAGGGGGTTAAAG GATCCAAACCAGCTGATCCGCGCCAGCGCCCTGCGGGTCCTCTCCAGCATCAGGGTCACCATTATTGTGCCCATTATGATGCTAGCCATCAAGGAGGCCGCCTCCGATATGTCTCCCTATGTGCGGAAGACCGCCGCCCATGCCATTCCCAAACTCTACAG CTTGGACCCGGAGCAGAAGGACCAGTTGATCGAGGTCATAGAAAAACTTCTTGCAGACAAAACGACG CTGGTGGCGGGCAGTGTGGTGATGGCGTTTGAGGAGGTGTGTCCTGAGCGTATCGACCTCATTCACAAGAACTACCGTAAGCTGTGCAACCTGCTGATTGATGTGGAGGAGTGGGGTCAGGTGGTCATCATCAACATGCTGACCCGCTATGCCCGGACACAGTTCCTGAACCCCAACGTGAAC GAGTCTCTGCTGGAGGAGAGCGGGGAGAAGGCCTTCTACGGTTCGGACGAGGATGAGGGGAAGGACGAGAAGGCCGAGGCCGCTGCGCTGGCCAAGAGGAAGCCTTACGTGATGGACCCAGACCACAGGCTCCTGCTGCGCAACACCAAGCCCCTGCTGCAGAGCCGCAACGCAGCC GTGGTGATGGCGGTGGCTCAGCTCTATTTCCACCTGGCCCCCAAAGCAGAGGTGGGGGTCATCGCCAAGGCCCTGGTGAGACTCATGCGGAGCCACAG tgaGGTTCAGTATGTAGTGTTACAGAATGTGGCCACAATGACCATCAAGAGAAGG GGTATGTTTGAGCCCTACCTGAAGAGCTTCTACATCCGCTCCACAGATCCCACCCAAATCAAAGTCCTGAAG ctagaGGTGTTGACGAATTTGGCAAATGAGACCAACATCTCCACCATTCTGAGAGAATTTCAG ACCTACATCAAAAGCATGGACAAGGACTTTGTGGCAGCCACTATCCAAGCGATTGGCCGCTGTGCCACCAACATCGGGGAGGTGAGGGACACCTGCCTCAACGGCCTGGTCCTGCTCCTGTCCAATCGCGATG AGCTGGTGGTGGCCGAGTCGGTGGTGGTGATCAAGAAGCTTCTCCAGATGCAGCCGGAacagcacagtgacatcatcaaacaCATGGCCAAACTCACAGACAACATCCAG GTCCCCATGGCCCGGGCTAGCATCCTGTGGCTGATTGGAGAGTACTGTGAGCATGTGCCCAAGATTGCACCGGATGTGCTGAGGAAAATGGCCAAATCCTTCACCAATGAGGAGGACATTGTCAAGCTGCAGATCATCAACCTGGCTGCAAAACTGTACTTGACCAACTCCAAACAG ACCAAACTGCTTACTCAGTACGTGCTCAACCTGGCCAAGTACGACCAGAACTACGACATCAGAGACCGGGCTCGCTTCATCCGCCAGCTCATCGTGCCCACGGACAAAAGCGGTGCGCTCAGCAAGTATGCCAAGAAGCTCTTCCTGGCTCTGAAGCCGGCGCCTGTCCTGGAGTCTCCATTCAAAG ACAGAGACCACTTCCAGCTGGGCTCTCTCTCGCACCTGCTCAACGCCAAGGCAGGGGGATACCAGGAGCTACCCGACTGGCCCGAGGCGGCCCCGGATCCCTCCGTCCGAAATGTGGAG GTTCCTGAATGGACTAAGTGCAGCAGTCgtgagaagaggaaagagaagaaggTGGAGAAGCCCTTCTACTCTGACTCGGGTGGAGAGTCTGGGCCCACAGAGTCTGCAGACAGTG aatcagacATGGGCAGCGGGTCGGAGAGCGGCAGTGACAGTGAGAGCGGCAGCGAGGAGAGCGGGTCAGAATCAGAGAGCGAGGAGAGCGAGGAGCAGTCCGAGTCCGAGAAGGaggacaagaagaagaaaaagaagccaGACAAGAGCAAAGCCAAGAAACCGGCGCAGGACAGTGCtgaaag TGAGCAGAGCagtggggaggagaggaagacagcGAAGAAGGGCAAAGAGCCGAGGAGCAGATCGGAGTCCGAGTCTGAGGACGACGAGGAGAGCTCCTCAGAGAGCAGCGAGTCAGAGTCTGAGTCTGAGCACGAGTCAGAGTCCGACACAGACActaagaggaagaagaag acCAGTGCATCCAAGCCACCTCCGAAACAGcccaaaaaagagaagaaagagatgTCCCTGCTTGATCTGGATGACT TCGACCCCAGCCCATCTCCTCAGGTCACCCCAGTCAATAACTTCCTGTCCAGCAGCCTGGTGGCAGACTTAGAGGGACTGTCCCTGACAGACGCTGCCCTGTCCCCCGTG ACTGTGAGCCCCACCACCTCGATGAAGACCTATGAGCTGCTGCACCGCATCACAGGGGAAGGCCTGGCCGTGCAGTATTGCTTCAGCCGCCAGCCCTTCGGCCCCGACCCCCACATGGTGGCCGTGCAGATCCAGTTCACCAACAACACCGAGACCGAGGCTACAAACATCTGCATCCAAGAGCCAAAGCTGCAGTCCGGCATGAGGATCAAGGAGTTCCCGGAGATCG aGGTCTTGCCCCCGGGGGAGACGTTCACCGCTGTTATGGGCATTGATTTCTGCGATTCCACACAAGCGGCCAACTTTCAGCTCTG CACTCACACCCGGAAGTTCTTTGTGTCCATCCAGCCTCCGGTGGGAGAGCTGGTGACGCCAGTCTTCATGACAGAGAACGAGTTTCGGAAGGAACAAG AGAAGCTAATACAGTTGAGTATAG gtcAGCTGATGGGCATGAACGAGATCACAGAGAAACTGACCCTGGGGGAGAATTGCCAGAGCGACCATGTAATCGTCCAGAGGGTCACCTCCGCTGCTAACCTAAGCCGGGTGCCCTGCGGATCGGAAAAGGAATGCCG GTTTGCAGGGAAGACGGTGACCAGTGGCAGCCTGGTTCTGGTCACCGTGGTGTCTAAGGAGGGGCGGGCAGCCCAGCTGACTGTCAACTGCGAGAAGATGGTGATTGGTACTATGCTGGTGAAGGACATCCTCCAAGCCCTGTCCCAGTGA
- the LOC118781930 gene encoding AP-3 complex subunit beta-2 isoform X4, translating into MSASSAYDEKGGSSSVGEPEYGHDPASGGIFSSDYKRHDDLKEMLDSNKDSLKLEAMKRIVAMIARGKNASDLFPAVVKNVACKNIEVKKLVYVYLVRYAEEQQDLALLSISTFQRGLKDPNQLIRASALRVLSSIRVTIIVPIMMLAIKEAASDMSPYVRKTAAHAIPKLYSLDPEQKDQLIEVIEKLLADKTTLVAGSVVMAFEEVCPERIDLIHKNYRKLCNLLIDVEEWGQVVIINMLTRYARTQFLNPNVNESLLEESGEKAFYGSDEDEGKDEKAEAAALAKRKPYVMDPDHRLLLRNTKPLLQSRNAAVVMAVAQLYFHLAPKAEVGVIAKALVRLMRSHSEVQYVVLQNVATMTIKRRGMFEPYLKSFYIRSTDPTQIKVLKLEVLTNLANETNISTILREFQTYIKSMDKDFVAATIQAIGRCATNIGEVRDTCLNGLVLLLSNRDELVVAESVVVIKKLLQMQPEQHSDIIKHMAKLTDNIQVPMARASILWLIGEYCEHVPKIAPDVLRKMAKSFTNEEDIVKLQIINLAAKLYLTNSKQTKLLTQYVLNLAKYDQNYDIRDRARFIRQLIVPTDKSGALSKYAKKLFLALKPAPVLESPFKDRDHFQLGSLSHLLNAKAGGYQELPDWPEAAPDPSVRNVEVPEWTKCSSREKRKEKKVEKPFYSDSGGESGPTESADSESDMGSGSESGSDSESGSEESGSESESEESEEQSESEKEDKKKKKKPDKSKAKKPAQDSAESEQSSGEERKTAKKGKEPRSRSESESEDDEESSSESSESESESEHESESDTDTKRKKKTSASKPPPKQPKKEKKEMSLLDLDDFDPSPSPQVTPVNNFLSSSLVADLEGLSLTDAALSPVTVSPTTSMKTYELLHRITGEGLAVQYCFSRQPFGPDPHMVAVQIQFTNNTETEATNICIQEPKLQSGMRIKEFPEIEVLPPGETFTAVMGIDFCDSTQAANFQLCTHTRKFFVSIQPPVGELVTPVFMTENEFRKEQGQLMGMNEITEKLTLGENCQSDHVIVQRVTSAANLSRVPCGSEKECRFAGKTVTSGSLVLVTVVSKEGRAAQLTVNCEKMVIGTMLVKDILQALSQ; encoded by the exons ACATGATGACTTGAAGGAGATGCTGGACAGTAATAAGGACTCCCTGAAGCTGGAGGCCATGAAGAGAATTGTTGCT ATGATCGCAAGAGGGAAGAATGCATCAGatctgttcccagctgtggTGAAGAATGTGGCCTGTAAGAACATTGAG GTGAAGAAGCTGGTGTACGTGTACCTGGTGCGCTAtgcagaggaacagcaggaCCTGGCTCTCCTCTCTATCTCCACCTTCCAGAGGGGGTTAAAG GATCCAAACCAGCTGATCCGCGCCAGCGCCCTGCGGGTCCTCTCCAGCATCAGGGTCACCATTATTGTGCCCATTATGATGCTAGCCATCAAGGAGGCCGCCTCCGATATGTCTCCCTATGTGCGGAAGACCGCCGCCCATGCCATTCCCAAACTCTACAG CTTGGACCCGGAGCAGAAGGACCAGTTGATCGAGGTCATAGAAAAACTTCTTGCAGACAAAACGACG CTGGTGGCGGGCAGTGTGGTGATGGCGTTTGAGGAGGTGTGTCCTGAGCGTATCGACCTCATTCACAAGAACTACCGTAAGCTGTGCAACCTGCTGATTGATGTGGAGGAGTGGGGTCAGGTGGTCATCATCAACATGCTGACCCGCTATGCCCGGACACAGTTCCTGAACCCCAACGTGAAC GAGTCTCTGCTGGAGGAGAGCGGGGAGAAGGCCTTCTACGGTTCGGACGAGGATGAGGGGAAGGACGAGAAGGCCGAGGCCGCTGCGCTGGCCAAGAGGAAGCCTTACGTGATGGACCCAGACCACAGGCTCCTGCTGCGCAACACCAAGCCCCTGCTGCAGAGCCGCAACGCAGCC GTGGTGATGGCGGTGGCTCAGCTCTATTTCCACCTGGCCCCCAAAGCAGAGGTGGGGGTCATCGCCAAGGCCCTGGTGAGACTCATGCGGAGCCACAG tgaGGTTCAGTATGTAGTGTTACAGAATGTGGCCACAATGACCATCAAGAGAAGG GGTATGTTTGAGCCCTACCTGAAGAGCTTCTACATCCGCTCCACAGATCCCACCCAAATCAAAGTCCTGAAG ctagaGGTGTTGACGAATTTGGCAAATGAGACCAACATCTCCACCATTCTGAGAGAATTTCAG ACCTACATCAAAAGCATGGACAAGGACTTTGTGGCAGCCACTATCCAAGCGATTGGCCGCTGTGCCACCAACATCGGGGAGGTGAGGGACACCTGCCTCAACGGCCTGGTCCTGCTCCTGTCCAATCGCGATG AGCTGGTGGTGGCCGAGTCGGTGGTGGTGATCAAGAAGCTTCTCCAGATGCAGCCGGAacagcacagtgacatcatcaaacaCATGGCCAAACTCACAGACAACATCCAG GTCCCCATGGCCCGGGCTAGCATCCTGTGGCTGATTGGAGAGTACTGTGAGCATGTGCCCAAGATTGCACCGGATGTGCTGAGGAAAATGGCCAAATCCTTCACCAATGAGGAGGACATTGTCAAGCTGCAGATCATCAACCTGGCTGCAAAACTGTACTTGACCAACTCCAAACAG ACCAAACTGCTTACTCAGTACGTGCTCAACCTGGCCAAGTACGACCAGAACTACGACATCAGAGACCGGGCTCGCTTCATCCGCCAGCTCATCGTGCCCACGGACAAAAGCGGTGCGCTCAGCAAGTATGCCAAGAAGCTCTTCCTGGCTCTGAAGCCGGCGCCTGTCCTGGAGTCTCCATTCAAAG ACAGAGACCACTTCCAGCTGGGCTCTCTCTCGCACCTGCTCAACGCCAAGGCAGGGGGATACCAGGAGCTACCCGACTGGCCCGAGGCGGCCCCGGATCCCTCCGTCCGAAATGTGGAG GTTCCTGAATGGACTAAGTGCAGCAGTCgtgagaagaggaaagagaagaaggTGGAGAAGCCCTTCTACTCTGACTCGGGTGGAGAGTCTGGGCCCACAGAGTCTGCAGACAGTG aatcagacATGGGCAGCGGGTCGGAGAGCGGCAGTGACAGTGAGAGCGGCAGCGAGGAGAGCGGGTCAGAATCAGAGAGCGAGGAGAGCGAGGAGCAGTCCGAGTCCGAGAAGGaggacaagaagaagaaaaagaagccaGACAAGAGCAAAGCCAAGAAACCGGCGCAGGACAGTGCtgaaag TGAGCAGAGCagtggggaggagaggaagacagcGAAGAAGGGCAAAGAGCCGAGGAGCAGATCGGAGTCCGAGTCTGAGGACGACGAGGAGAGCTCCTCAGAGAGCAGCGAGTCAGAGTCTGAGTCTGAGCACGAGTCAGAGTCCGACACAGACActaagaggaagaagaag acCAGTGCATCCAAGCCACCTCCGAAACAGcccaaaaaagagaagaaagagatgTCCCTGCTTGATCTGGATGACT TCGACCCCAGCCCATCTCCTCAGGTCACCCCAGTCAATAACTTCCTGTCCAGCAGCCTGGTGGCAGACTTAGAGGGACTGTCCCTGACAGACGCTGCCCTGTCCCCCGTG ACTGTGAGCCCCACCACCTCGATGAAGACCTATGAGCTGCTGCACCGCATCACAGGGGAAGGCCTGGCCGTGCAGTATTGCTTCAGCCGCCAGCCCTTCGGCCCCGACCCCCACATGGTGGCCGTGCAGATCCAGTTCACCAACAACACCGAGACCGAGGCTACAAACATCTGCATCCAAGAGCCAAAGCTGCAGTCCGGCATGAGGATCAAGGAGTTCCCGGAGATCG aGGTCTTGCCCCCGGGGGAGACGTTCACCGCTGTTATGGGCATTGATTTCTGCGATTCCACACAAGCGGCCAACTTTCAGCTCTG CACTCACACCCGGAAGTTCTTTGTGTCCATCCAGCCTCCGGTGGGAGAGCTGGTGACGCCAGTCTTCATGACAGAGAACGAGTTTCGGAAGGAACAAG gtcAGCTGATGGGCATGAACGAGATCACAGAGAAACTGACCCTGGGGGAGAATTGCCAGAGCGACCATGTAATCGTCCAGAGGGTCACCTCCGCTGCTAACCTAAGCCGGGTGCCCTGCGGATCGGAAAAGGAATGCCG GTTTGCAGGGAAGACGGTGACCAGTGGCAGCCTGGTTCTGGTCACCGTGGTGTCTAAGGAGGGGCGGGCAGCCCAGCTGACTGTCAACTGCGAGAAGATGGTGATTGGTACTATGCTGGTGAAGGACATCCTCCAAGCCCTGTCCCAGTGA
- the LOC118781930 gene encoding AP-3 complex subunit beta-2 isoform X3, which produces MSASSAYDEKGGSSSVGEPEYGHDPASGGIFSSDYKRHDDLKEMLDSNKDSLKLEAMKRIVAMIARGKNASDLFPAVVKNVACKNIEVKKLVYVYLVRYAEEQQDLALLSISTFQRGLKDPNQLIRASALRVLSSIRVTIIVPIMMLAIKEAASDMSPYVRKTAAHAIPKLYSLDPEQKDQLIEVIEKLLADKTTLVAGSVVMAFEEVCPERIDLIHKNYRKLCNLLIDVEEWGQVVIINMLTRYARTQFLNPNVNESLLEESGEKAFYGSDEDEGKDEKAEAAALAKRKPYVMDPDHRLLLRNTKPLLQSRNAAVVMAVAQLYFHLAPKAEVGVIAKALVRLMRSHSEVQYVVLQNVATMTIKRRGMFEPYLKSFYIRSTDPTQIKVLKLEVLTNLANETNISTILREFQTYIKSMDKDFVAATIQAIGRCATNIGEVRDTCLNGLVLLLSNRDELVVAESVVVIKKLLQMQPEQHSDIIKHMAKLTDNIQVPMARASILWLIGEYCEHVPKIAPDVLRKMAKSFTNEEDIVKLQIINLAAKLYLTNSKQTKLLTQYVLNLAKYDQNYDIRDRARFIRQLIVPTDKSGALSKYAKKLFLALKPAPVLESPFKDRDHFQLGSLSHLLNAKAGGYQELPDWPEAAPDPSVRNVEVPEWTKCSSREKRKEKKVEKPFYSDSGGESGPTESADSESDMGSGSESGSDSESGSEESGSESESEESEEQSESEKEDKKKKKKPDKSKAKKPAQDSAESEQSSGEERKTAKKGKEPRSRSESESEDDEESSSESSESESESEHESESDTDTKRKKKTSASKPPPKQPKKEKKEMSLLDLDDFDPSPSPQVTPVNNFLSSSLVADLEGLSLTDAALSPVTVSPTTSMKTYELLHRITGEGLAVQYCFSRQPFGPDPHMVAVQIQFTNNTETEATNICIQEPKLQSGMRIKEFPEIEVLPPGETFTAVMGIDFCDSTQAANFQLCTHTRKFFVSIQPPVGELVTPVFMTENEFRKEQEKLIQLSIGQLMGMNEITEKLTLGENCQSDHVIVQRVTSAANLSRVPCGSEKECRFAGKTVTSGSLVLVTVVSKEGRAAQLTVNCEKMVIGTMLVKDILQALSQ; this is translated from the exons ACATGATGACTTGAAGGAGATGCTGGACAGTAATAAGGACTCCCTGAAGCTGGAGGCCATGAAGAGAATTGTTGCT ATGATCGCAAGAGGGAAGAATGCATCAGatctgttcccagctgtggTGAAGAATGTGGCCTGTAAGAACATTGAG GTGAAGAAGCTGGTGTACGTGTACCTGGTGCGCTAtgcagaggaacagcaggaCCTGGCTCTCCTCTCTATCTCCACCTTCCAGAGGGGGTTAAAG GATCCAAACCAGCTGATCCGCGCCAGCGCCCTGCGGGTCCTCTCCAGCATCAGGGTCACCATTATTGTGCCCATTATGATGCTAGCCATCAAGGAGGCCGCCTCCGATATGTCTCCCTATGTGCGGAAGACCGCCGCCCATGCCATTCCCAAACTCTACAG CTTGGACCCGGAGCAGAAGGACCAGTTGATCGAGGTCATAGAAAAACTTCTTGCAGACAAAACGACG CTGGTGGCGGGCAGTGTGGTGATGGCGTTTGAGGAGGTGTGTCCTGAGCGTATCGACCTCATTCACAAGAACTACCGTAAGCTGTGCAACCTGCTGATTGATGTGGAGGAGTGGGGTCAGGTGGTCATCATCAACATGCTGACCCGCTATGCCCGGACACAGTTCCTGAACCCCAACGTGAAC GAGTCTCTGCTGGAGGAGAGCGGGGAGAAGGCCTTCTACGGTTCGGACGAGGATGAGGGGAAGGACGAGAAGGCCGAGGCCGCTGCGCTGGCCAAGAGGAAGCCTTACGTGATGGACCCAGACCACAGGCTCCTGCTGCGCAACACCAAGCCCCTGCTGCAGAGCCGCAACGCAGCC GTGGTGATGGCGGTGGCTCAGCTCTATTTCCACCTGGCCCCCAAAGCAGAGGTGGGGGTCATCGCCAAGGCCCTGGTGAGACTCATGCGGAGCCACAG tgaGGTTCAGTATGTAGTGTTACAGAATGTGGCCACAATGACCATCAAGAGAAGG GGTATGTTTGAGCCCTACCTGAAGAGCTTCTACATCCGCTCCACAGATCCCACCCAAATCAAAGTCCTGAAG ctagaGGTGTTGACGAATTTGGCAAATGAGACCAACATCTCCACCATTCTGAGAGAATTTCAG ACCTACATCAAAAGCATGGACAAGGACTTTGTGGCAGCCACTATCCAAGCGATTGGCCGCTGTGCCACCAACATCGGGGAGGTGAGGGACACCTGCCTCAACGGCCTGGTCCTGCTCCTGTCCAATCGCGATG AGCTGGTGGTGGCCGAGTCGGTGGTGGTGATCAAGAAGCTTCTCCAGATGCAGCCGGAacagcacagtgacatcatcaaacaCATGGCCAAACTCACAGACAACATCCAG GTCCCCATGGCCCGGGCTAGCATCCTGTGGCTGATTGGAGAGTACTGTGAGCATGTGCCCAAGATTGCACCGGATGTGCTGAGGAAAATGGCCAAATCCTTCACCAATGAGGAGGACATTGTCAAGCTGCAGATCATCAACCTGGCTGCAAAACTGTACTTGACCAACTCCAAACAG ACCAAACTGCTTACTCAGTACGTGCTCAACCTGGCCAAGTACGACCAGAACTACGACATCAGAGACCGGGCTCGCTTCATCCGCCAGCTCATCGTGCCCACGGACAAAAGCGGTGCGCTCAGCAAGTATGCCAAGAAGCTCTTCCTGGCTCTGAAGCCGGCGCCTGTCCTGGAGTCTCCATTCAAAG ACAGAGACCACTTCCAGCTGGGCTCTCTCTCGCACCTGCTCAACGCCAAGGCAGGGGGATACCAGGAGCTACCCGACTGGCCCGAGGCGGCCCCGGATCCCTCCGTCCGAAATGTGGAG GTTCCTGAATGGACTAAGTGCAGCAGTCgtgagaagaggaaagagaagaaggTGGAGAAGCCCTTCTACTCTGACTCGGGTGGAGAGTCTGGGCCCACAGAGTCTGCAGACAGTG aatcagacATGGGCAGCGGGTCGGAGAGCGGCAGTGACAGTGAGAGCGGCAGCGAGGAGAGCGGGTCAGAATCAGAGAGCGAGGAGAGCGAGGAGCAGTCCGAGTCCGAGAAGGaggacaagaagaagaaaaagaagccaGACAAGAGCAAAGCCAAGAAACCGGCGCAGGACAGTGCtgaaag TGAGCAGAGCagtggggaggagaggaagacagcGAAGAAGGGCAAAGAGCCGAGGAGCAGATCGGAGTCCGAGTCTGAGGACGACGAGGAGAGCTCCTCAGAGAGCAGCGAGTCAGAGTCTGAGTCTGAGCACGAGTCAGAGTCCGACACAGACActaagaggaagaagaag acCAGTGCATCCAAGCCACCTCCGAAACAGcccaaaaaagagaagaaagagatgTCCCTGCTTGATCTGGATGACT TCGACCCCAGCCCATCTCCTCAGGTCACCCCAGTCAATAACTTCCTGTCCAGCAGCCTGGTGGCAGACTTAGAGGGACTGTCCCTGACAGACGCTGCCCTGTCCCCCGTG ACTGTGAGCCCCACCACCTCGATGAAGACCTATGAGCTGCTGCACCGCATCACAGGGGAAGGCCTGGCCGTGCAGTATTGCTTCAGCCGCCAGCCCTTCGGCCCCGACCCCCACATGGTGGCCGTGCAGATCCAGTTCACCAACAACACCGAGACCGAGGCTACAAACATCTGCATCCAAGAGCCAAAGCTGCAGTCCGGCATGAGGATCAAGGAGTTCCCGGAGATCG aGGTCTTGCCCCCGGGGGAGACGTTCACCGCTGTTATGGGCATTGATTTCTGCGATTCCACACAAGCGGCCAACTTTCAGCTCTG CACTCACACCCGGAAGTTCTTTGTGTCCATCCAGCCTCCGGTGGGAGAGCTGGTGACGCCAGTCTTCATGACAGAGAACGAGTTTCGGAAGGAACAAG AGAAGCTAATACAGTTGAGTATAG gtcAGCTGATGGGCATGAACGAGATCACAGAGAAACTGACCCTGGGGGAGAATTGCCAGAGCGACCATGTAATCGTCCAGAGGGTCACCTCCGCTGCTAACCTAAGCCGGGTGCCCTGCGGATCGGAAAAGGAATGCCG GTTTGCAGGGAAGACGGTGACCAGTGGCAGCCTGGTTCTGGTCACCGTGGTGTCTAAGGAGGGGCGGGCAGCCCAGCTGACTGTCAACTGCGAGAAGATGGTGATTGGTACTATGCTGGTGAAGGACATCCTCCAAGCCCTGTCCCAGTGA